The proteins below are encoded in one region of Geothermobacter hydrogeniphilus:
- a CDS encoding aldehyde ferredoxin oxidoreductase family protein gives MDKIVRIDMGAAGGPKVSFEPVGEYAGLGGRAVTSLIISKEVNPLCHPLGDENKLVIAPGMLSGTSGAMSGRLSVGCKSPLTGTIKESNAGGQAAQVLARIGYAAIILEGKPKGDDLYKIIVTPDDVKVEIDNSLKLLNNYPLIEKLRAQYGDKVAYMSIGSAGERLMLASSIACTDPELRPTRHCGRGGVGAVMGSKRVKAIILDDAGRKQRAPKDPEAFRDANRIFVEGLRKHPVTGEGLPAYGTNVLTNVLNEAGGYPTRNFTSGVFEGGAKLSGEALAEMEIKRGGKATHGCHRGCVIQCSGIFNDKDGNYLTKQPEYETVWAHGGHCGIDDLDTVAKLDYMDDNFGLDTIEMGVTIGIAMQAGLAEFGDSEGAIRLLEEVGKGTPLGRTLGSGAGITGKVFGVEKVPVVKNQAIPAYDPRPIQGIGVTYATTTMGADHTAGYAIATNILKVGGDVDPLGTEGQIELSRNLQIATAAIDSTGMCLFIAFAILDQPETFQAYIDMLNAFYGTELTADDVVELGKKVLTAERDFNKRAGFTSADDRLPRYFYTDPIAPHNQTFSMSDEELDGVYNW, from the coding sequence ATGGACAAGATCGTCAGAATCGACATGGGGGCAGCAGGAGGTCCGAAGGTCAGCTTTGAACCGGTCGGCGAGTATGCCGGGCTGGGGGGAAGAGCGGTAACCTCGCTGATCATCAGCAAGGAAGTCAATCCCCTCTGCCATCCCCTTGGCGACGAAAACAAGCTGGTCATCGCGCCCGGCATGCTCAGCGGCACCAGCGGCGCCATGAGCGGCCGACTCTCGGTCGGCTGCAAGAGCCCGCTGACCGGCACCATCAAGGAGTCAAACGCCGGCGGTCAGGCCGCCCAGGTGCTGGCGCGCATCGGCTATGCCGCCATCATCCTTGAAGGCAAGCCGAAAGGGGACGATCTCTACAAGATCATCGTCACCCCGGACGATGTCAAAGTTGAAATCGACAACAGCCTCAAACTGCTGAACAACTATCCACTGATCGAAAAGCTGCGCGCCCAGTACGGCGACAAGGTCGCCTACATGTCGATCGGCTCGGCGGGTGAACGGCTGATGCTCGCCTCCTCGATCGCCTGTACTGACCCGGAACTGCGCCCCACCCGCCACTGCGGACGCGGCGGCGTCGGCGCGGTGATGGGGTCGAAACGGGTCAAGGCGATCATCCTCGACGATGCCGGCCGCAAACAACGGGCGCCGAAAGACCCGGAAGCCTTCCGCGATGCCAACCGGATCTTCGTCGAGGGACTGCGCAAGCATCCGGTCACCGGCGAAGGCCTTCCCGCCTACGGCACCAACGTGCTGACCAACGTCCTCAATGAGGCCGGTGGTTATCCGACCCGCAACTTCACCTCGGGCGTTTTCGAGGGCGGTGCCAAACTCAGTGGTGAGGCCCTGGCGGAAATGGAGATCAAACGCGGCGGCAAGGCCACCCACGGCTGCCATCGCGGCTGCGTGATCCAGTGTTCCGGCATTTTCAACGACAAGGACGGCAACTACCTCACCAAACAGCCGGAGTATGAGACCGTCTGGGCCCATGGCGGCCACTGCGGCATCGACGACCTCGACACCGTAGCGAAACTCGACTACATGGATGACAACTTCGGCCTCGACACCATCGAAATGGGGGTCACCATCGGCATCGCCATGCAGGCCGGGCTGGCGGAATTCGGCGACAGTGAAGGGGCCATCAGGCTGCTCGAAGAGGTCGGCAAGGGGACGCCGCTGGGCCGCACTCTCGGCAGCGGTGCCGGTATCACCGGCAAGGTGTTCGGCGTCGAAAAGGTGCCGGTGGTCAAGAACCAGGCGATCCCGGCCTACGACCCGCGCCCGATCCAGGGCATCGGCGTCACCTACGCCACCACCACCATGGGCGCCGACCACACCGCCGGCTACGCCATTGCCACCAACATCCTCAAGGTCGGCGGCGATGTCGATCCGTTGGGGACCGAAGGACAGATCGAACTGTCGCGCAATCTGCAGATCGCCACCGCGGCCATCGACTCGACCGGCATGTGCCTGTTCATCGCCTTCGCGATTCTCGATCAGCCGGAAACCTTCCAGGCCTACATCGACATGCTCAACGCCTTCTACGGCACCGAACTGACCGCCGACGACGTGGTCGAACTGGGCAAGAAGGTCCTGACCGCGGAACGCGACTTCAACAAACGCGCCGGTTTCACCAGCGCCGACGACCGCCTGCC
- a CDS encoding radical SAM/SPASM family putative metalloenzyme maturase — protein MSTLQQADPAMNHPASLAQPSKLFVETTARCNLNCAMCVKQTPGTAAAEGDLSDETFAALLPAMGSLQALVLNGIGEPLLHPQLENFIRRARRAMPETGWIGFQSNGLLLDAARARSLAAAGLDRVCLSVDASSPETFRALREGGELQAMETAFAALREARTLRPGLKAGVEFVLMKQNLHQLCDTLRWAAAQGAEFALVSHLLPYAEESLEHKAYPDATSAAIELFDRWKRQGEQFGVDIGRYFQVAFKFAYGRSPEEERLIELVAGMKREAEQRGIFFDLKKLLGIDRPFLDQVGATFQEAERLAAELGLELRLPGGVPKAQRRCEFIEDGSAFISWDGRVHPCYFLWHGYRCHASGWEQQVQARSFGRVGDRSLLAIWNSPEFSAFRRSVLSYDYPFCFACTLAPCDYIQTDNFEQDCHVNGEPCGSCLWCMGLFQCLR, from the coding sequence ATGTCCACACTGCAGCAGGCGGACCCCGCCATGAATCACCCCGCATCCCTCGCGCAGCCGAGCAAGCTGTTCGTCGAGACCACCGCGCGCTGCAACCTCAACTGCGCCATGTGTGTCAAGCAGACCCCGGGAACGGCGGCTGCCGAGGGCGATCTTTCGGACGAGACCTTTGCGGCCCTGCTGCCGGCGATGGGCTCTCTGCAGGCGCTGGTGTTGAACGGCATCGGTGAGCCTTTGCTGCATCCGCAGCTCGAAAATTTCATCCGCCGGGCGCGGCGGGCGATGCCGGAGACCGGCTGGATCGGTTTTCAGAGCAACGGCTTGCTGCTGGATGCGGCGCGGGCGCGCTCCCTGGCTGCCGCCGGGCTCGACCGGGTCTGCCTGTCGGTCGATGCCAGCTCGCCGGAAACCTTTCGCGCGCTGCGCGAGGGGGGCGAACTGCAGGCGATGGAGACCGCCTTTGCCGCCCTGCGCGAGGCAAGGACGCTGCGACCGGGGCTCAAGGCCGGAGTCGAGTTCGTGCTGATGAAACAGAACCTGCACCAGCTCTGTGACACCCTGCGCTGGGCTGCTGCTCAAGGGGCCGAATTCGCCCTGGTCAGCCACCTGCTGCCCTACGCCGAGGAGAGCCTGGAGCATAAGGCCTACCCCGACGCTACCTCCGCCGCCATCGAACTGTTCGACCGCTGGAAACGGCAGGGCGAACAGTTCGGGGTCGACATCGGCCGCTATTTCCAGGTTGCCTTCAAGTTCGCCTACGGTCGCAGTCCCGAGGAGGAACGGCTCATCGAACTGGTGGCCGGGATGAAGCGGGAGGCCGAACAACGGGGCATCTTCTTCGATCTGAAGAAACTGCTGGGGATCGATCGGCCTTTTCTGGATCAGGTTGGCGCCACTTTTCAGGAGGCCGAGCGGCTTGCCGCCGAACTCGGTCTCGAGCTGCGGCTGCCGGGGGGGGTCCCGAAGGCTCAACGGCGCTGTGAATTCATCGAGGATGGCAGCGCCTTCATCAGCTGGGACGGCAGGGTGCATCCTTGCTACTTCCTCTGGCACGGTTACCGTTGTCACGCCAGCGGCTGGGAACAGCAGGTCCAGGCCCGCAGTTTCGGCCGGGTCGGTGACCGGAGCCTGCTCGCTATCTGGAACAGCCCCGAGTTCAGCGCCTTTCGTCGCAGTGTTCTCAGCTACGACTATCCTTTCTGTTTTGCCTGTACCCTGGCGCCCTGCGATTACATCCAGACCGACAACTTCGAGCAGGATTGTCACGTCAACGGCGAGCCGTGCGGGTCGTGTCTGTGGTGCATGGGACTTTTTCAATGCCTGCGGTAG
- the mobA gene encoding molybdenum cofactor guanylyltransferase has product MKTLRSGHRHRAELQPPFTGTGVIPDTTGVILAGGESRRMGSDKSLLPLEGKRFIERTCQLLTDLFAEVLIVTNAPELYRDIPCRKIADIHRGRGALAGIHAGLHHARRPRIFVVACDMPFLQPKLIRHICRRAGRADVLIPRNPCGLEPLHARYHKRCLPAIEAVLKSGGRRIIDFFPAVRVVELAEESWRQIDPRGLSFHNINTPQDYFALRGAQPELPELQRESIAGD; this is encoded by the coding sequence ATGAAGACGTTACGATCCGGTCACCGGCATCGGGCAGAACTCCAACCGCCGTTCACCGGCACCGGAGTCATCCCGGACACCACGGGAGTGATTCTCGCCGGCGGTGAAAGCCGGCGCATGGGCAGCGACAAATCGCTGCTGCCGCTGGAGGGGAAACGCTTCATTGAACGCACCTGCCAGCTGCTGACCGACCTGTTCGCGGAAGTGCTGATCGTTACCAACGCGCCAGAGTTGTATCGCGACATCCCCTGCCGCAAGATTGCCGACATCCATCGCGGCCGCGGGGCCCTGGCCGGCATTCACGCCGGGCTGCACCACGCCCGCCGACCGCGGATCTTCGTCGTCGCCTGCGACATGCCCTTTCTGCAGCCGAAGCTGATCCGCCATATCTGCCGCCGGGCCGGGCGGGCCGACGTCCTCATCCCGCGCAACCCATGCGGCCTCGAACCGCTGCACGCCCGCTATCACAAACGCTGCCTACCGGCGATAGAGGCAGTGCTGAAGAGCGGCGGCCGACGGATCATCGACTTCTTCCCGGCGGTACGGGTCGTCGAGCTGGCCGAAGAAAGCTGGCGGCAGATCGACCCGCGGGGGCTCTCCTTCCACAACATCAACACCCCGCAGGACTACTTCGCCCTGCGCGGGGCGCAGCCGGAACTACCGGAACTGCAACGGGAATCTATTGCTGGGGATTAA
- a CDS encoding formate dehydrogenase accessory protein FdhE translates to MTAGRTPLSTARSFGGVGTARRLSVATCGRCPPRGLFRQESSMLQKRLQRLEELATAKPALAEICRFYTRLYQLFATAENFLQVDIDHETATPRQQQGFPLLSGETLNIDENRARAFFAELLLILQQHGQQGQEELQALQTTLQNGSLDLTGLLRAALDRDRKPITGTAETIGMQPALLEYCLTTTLGAALERCRAEGLESREENWEHGYCPLCGGLPAIAELSGEEGKKKLQCSLCGSRWSFHRLTCVHCGNSDHETLAYFTAEGEPGYRVDICRKCCGYLKVVDSRERGEELPLEVEDAATLHLDLLAAKEGFSRGRKETPG, encoded by the coding sequence ATGACTGCAGGCCGGACACCTCTCTCCACGGCCCGCAGCTTCGGCGGGGTGGGCACTGCCCGCCGCCTGTCCGTTGCAACATGCGGACGGTGTCCACCCCGCGGTCTTTTCCGACAGGAGTCATCCATGCTGCAGAAACGCCTGCAACGACTTGAAGAACTGGCCACCGCGAAACCGGCGCTGGCCGAGATCTGCCGTTTCTATACCCGGCTTTACCAGCTGTTCGCCACCGCCGAAAATTTTCTGCAGGTCGACATCGACCACGAGACTGCCACGCCCAGGCAGCAACAGGGTTTCCCGCTGCTCAGCGGCGAAACATTGAACATCGACGAAAACCGGGCGCGGGCCTTCTTTGCCGAACTGCTGCTCATCCTGCAGCAACACGGACAGCAGGGACAGGAGGAGCTGCAGGCGTTGCAAACCACCCTGCAGAACGGTAGTCTCGATCTGACAGGGCTGTTGCGCGCCGCCCTCGATCGCGACCGGAAACCGATCACCGGCACGGCTGAAACGATCGGCATGCAGCCGGCCCTGCTCGAATACTGCCTGACCACGACCCTCGGAGCGGCCCTCGAACGTTGCCGCGCCGAGGGCCTTGAGAGCCGGGAAGAGAACTGGGAACACGGCTACTGCCCGCTCTGCGGCGGCTTGCCGGCGATTGCCGAACTGAGCGGCGAGGAGGGGAAGAAAAAACTCCAGTGCAGTCTCTGTGGCAGCCGCTGGTCGTTCCATCGACTGACCTGCGTTCACTGCGGCAACAGTGACCATGAGACCCTCGCCTACTTCACCGCCGAGGGGGAACCGGGCTACCGGGTCGATATCTGCCGCAAGTGCTGCGGCTACCTGAAGGTGGTCGACAGCCGCGAACGGGGGGAAGAGCTGCCGCTTGAGGTTGAGGATGCCGCCACCCTGCATCTCGACCTGCTGGCCGCGAAAGAAGGCTTCAGCCGCGGCAGGAAAGAGACCCCCGGATGA
- a CDS encoding formate dehydrogenase subunit gamma: protein MTNTIDRFGTASRVLHWLVAISFLLLVLSGLGLYAHTFFGYFDLFGGPQQGIMVHKWAGIVFLIGSVLLFLSHAGEVCRFDADDRRWIARLGGYLSRNAEEIPQGKFNAGQKLFGIFAVIAALVMGATGLVIWDPTAYSRELTQASFLLHSIFFNLFMVGMIVHVYLATIGNPGTLEGMLYGQVRRSWAKKHAGKWLEKVVKD, encoded by the coding sequence ATGACCAACACGATTGACCGCTTCGGCACCGCCAGCCGCGTTCTGCACTGGCTGGTTGCCATCTCCTTCCTGTTGCTGGTGCTGTCCGGCCTGGGTCTTTACGCCCACACCTTCTTCGGCTATTTCGACCTGTTCGGCGGACCGCAACAGGGCATCATGGTCCACAAGTGGGCCGGAATCGTTTTTCTGATCGGTTCGGTACTGTTGTTCCTCAGCCACGCCGGAGAAGTCTGCCGCTTTGATGCCGATGACCGCAGATGGATCGCCCGGCTGGGCGGCTACCTGTCCCGCAACGCGGAAGAGATTCCCCAGGGGAAATTCAACGCCGGCCAGAAACTGTTCGGGATCTTCGCCGTCATCGCCGCCCTGGTGATGGGCGCGACCGGACTGGTCATCTGGGACCCGACTGCCTACAGCCGGGAACTGACCCAGGCGTCCTTCCTGCTGCACAGCATCTTCTTCAACCTGTTCATGGTCGGCATGATCGTCCATGTCTACCTGGCCACCATCGGCAATCCGGGCACCCTTGAGGGAATGCTCTACGGCCAGGTCCGCAGAAGCTGGGCGAAGAAACATGCCGGCAAATGGCTTGAGAAGGTCGTCAAAGACTGA
- a CDS encoding 4Fe-4S dicluster domain-containing protein, translating into MKRKAFLIDTTRCTACRSCQVACKQWNKLAAEATVNHGSYENPPDLTPLLYNQIHFIEQEQGDDLRWLFINRRCMHCADAGCVKVCPSAGALYHTKEGLVAYNREKCIECHYCVSGCPFDVPRYDTKQKVTKCHACSNRVQNGLLPACAKACPTQSLKFGDRDQLIAEAKAAGKKLYGENDLGGLGVLYVLDDEPGTYRLPKNPAIPASIFFWKDVVKPLGILGFWGAVGVAALHYVTIGPKKLDDADDQPRKGGE; encoded by the coding sequence ATGAAACGGAAAGCATTCCTGATTGACACCACCCGCTGCACCGCCTGCCGCAGTTGCCAGGTCGCCTGCAAGCAGTGGAATAAACTCGCCGCCGAAGCGACGGTCAACCACGGCAGCTACGAGAATCCGCCGGACCTGACGCCGCTGCTCTACAACCAGATCCACTTCATCGAGCAGGAGCAGGGGGACGACCTGCGCTGGCTGTTCATCAACCGGCGCTGCATGCACTGCGCTGATGCCGGCTGCGTCAAGGTCTGCCCTTCGGCCGGCGCCCTCTACCACACCAAAGAAGGGCTGGTCGCCTACAACCGGGAGAAGTGCATCGAGTGCCATTACTGCGTCAGCGGCTGTCCCTTCGACGTGCCGCGTTACGACACGAAACAGAAGGTCACCAAGTGCCATGCCTGCAGCAACCGGGTGCAGAACGGACTGCTGCCCGCCTGCGCCAAGGCCTGTCCGACCCAGTCCCTCAAGTTCGGCGACCGTGACCAGTTGATCGCGGAGGCGAAGGCGGCCGGCAAGAAGCTCTACGGTGAGAACGATCTCGGCGGTCTCGGAGTCCTCTATGTCCTTGATGATGAACCCGGCACCTACCGGCTGCCGAAAAATCCGGCTATTCCGGCCTCGATCTTCTTCTGGAAGGATGTCGTCAAACCGCTCGGCATTCTCGGCTTCTGGGGCGCCGTCGGCGTCGCGGCCCTGCATTATGTCACCATCGGGCCGAAGAAACTGGATGACGCGGATGACCAACCGCGCAAGGGAGGTGAATGA
- the fdnG gene encoding formate dehydrogenase-N subunit alpha has product MQLNRRGFLKVSGGAVAGSVLGIGLKAAEAEAQPLAIQYARETATICPYCAVGCGLIVHSRGGEVINTEGDPDHPINRGTLCSKGASIYQLRHNDKRVIEPMYRAKGSNQWKKVSWDWALEQIAERVKKTRDATFMEKNARGQVVNRTDAIASVGSAALDNEECYLLQKLLRSWGLVYIEHQARIUHSATVASLATSFGRGAMTNHWIDIRNSDVVLVMGSNAAENHPISFHYVLEAKEHGAKILSVDPRFTRTSARADIYAPLRSGTDIAFLGGMINYILNNDLYHKEYLQLHTNATFLVDPRFRMPGDLDGLFSGYNTAKRSYDKSTWDFQRDADGVPKSDPSLQDPNCVFQLLKKHFSRYTPEVVSGITGTPVKKLEEIYRTYGASGKPGKAATIMYAMGWTQHTVGTQNIRTMAIIQLLLGNIGVAGGGVNALRGESNVQGSTDHCLLFHILPGYLPTPKASLKDLATYIRKTTPTTNDPQSANWWGNRGKYITSLLRAHFDTGLGAADEFGYQLLPKLDDGQNASWLMLFDKMIRDQVKGFFAWGQNPACSGSNANKVRKALARLDWMVAVNLFDNETASFWKGPGMDPAKIDTEVFFLPVAASFEKEGSITNSGRWAQWRYRAVKPLGDSRPDSEIMTELQYRVAKRYRNEGGAFPDPILKLSWNYGFRMPDGRLRELDIHAVAKEINGYFLTDKVVKGKTFKKGDLVPSFAYLQDDGSTSSGNWLYCQSYNGHGNNMARRSHKDPSGIGLYPEWAWCWPVNRRILYNRASVNADGVPWNSQRPVIWWTGSGWKGDVPDGGWKPLSQPGTRKSFIMLPDGVASIFGAKMKEGPFPEHYEPLESPIKNNPLSGTRNNPAMKLFYEGEEKLPEDIYYSNDKRYPFVATTYRVTEHWQTGVMSRNTPWLLEMQPQLFVEMSPELAADRAIGHGDMVKVSSGRGSVEAVAIVTRRFRPFKIEGATIHQVGLPWCFGWETKNAGDSANLLTPTAGDANTMIPETKAFMVNVEKLS; this is encoded by the coding sequence ATGCAACTGAACCGACGTGGCTTTCTCAAGGTTTCAGGCGGGGCGGTGGCCGGATCGGTCCTCGGTATCGGCCTGAAGGCGGCCGAGGCCGAAGCCCAGCCCCTGGCAATCCAGTATGCCCGGGAGACCGCCACCATCTGTCCTTACTGCGCGGTCGGCTGCGGCCTGATCGTCCACAGCCGGGGCGGCGAGGTGATCAACACCGAGGGCGATCCGGATCATCCGATCAATCGTGGCACCCTCTGCAGCAAAGGCGCCTCGATCTACCAGCTGCGGCACAATGACAAGCGCGTCATCGAACCGATGTACCGCGCCAAGGGATCGAATCAATGGAAGAAGGTTTCCTGGGACTGGGCCCTTGAACAGATCGCCGAGCGCGTCAAAAAGACCCGTGACGCCACCTTCATGGAGAAGAACGCCAGGGGGCAGGTGGTCAACCGTACCGACGCCATCGCCTCGGTCGGCAGCGCCGCCCTCGACAACGAGGAGTGTTACCTGCTGCAGAAACTGCTGCGCAGCTGGGGCCTGGTGTACATCGAACACCAGGCGCGAATATGACACTCCGCCACGGTTGCCAGTCTGGCGACCTCGTTCGGCCGCGGCGCGATGACCAATCACTGGATCGACATCCGCAACTCGGATGTGGTGCTGGTGATGGGCTCGAATGCCGCTGAGAACCACCCGATTTCCTTTCATTACGTCCTCGAAGCGAAGGAACACGGCGCCAAGATCCTCAGCGTCGATCCGCGTTTCACCCGCACCAGTGCCAGGGCGGATATCTACGCCCCGCTGCGCAGCGGTACCGATATCGCTTTCCTCGGCGGGATGATCAACTACATCCTCAACAATGACCTGTATCACAAGGAGTATCTGCAGCTCCACACCAACGCCACCTTCCTGGTCGACCCCCGCTTCAGGATGCCGGGCGACCTGGACGGGCTCTTTTCCGGCTACAACACCGCCAAACGCAGCTACGACAAATCGACCTGGGACTTCCAGCGCGATGCCGACGGCGTACCGAAGAGCGACCCGAGCCTGCAGGATCCGAATTGCGTCTTCCAGCTGCTGAAGAAGCACTTCTCCCGCTACACCCCCGAAGTGGTCTCCGGCATCACCGGCACCCCGGTGAAAAAACTCGAGGAGATCTACCGGACCTACGGCGCCTCCGGCAAGCCGGGCAAGGCGGCGACCATCATGTACGCCATGGGCTGGACCCAGCACACCGTCGGCACCCAGAACATCCGCACCATGGCCATCATCCAGCTGCTGCTCGGCAATATCGGCGTCGCCGGGGGTGGGGTCAACGCCCTGCGCGGCGAATCGAACGTCCAGGGCTCGACTGACCACTGCCTGCTGTTCCACATCCTGCCCGGCTACCTGCCCACCCCGAAAGCGAGCCTGAAAGACCTGGCCACCTACATCAGGAAAACCACACCGACCACCAACGATCCGCAGAGCGCCAACTGGTGGGGCAACCGCGGCAAGTACATCACCTCGCTGCTGCGGGCGCACTTCGACACCGGCCTGGGTGCCGCGGACGAGTTCGGCTACCAGCTGCTGCCGAAGCTGGACGACGGCCAGAACGCCTCCTGGCTGATGCTGTTCGACAAGATGATCCGCGACCAGGTCAAGGGCTTTTTCGCCTGGGGACAGAACCCGGCCTGCAGCGGCAGCAACGCCAACAAGGTGCGCAAGGCATTGGCCAGGCTCGACTGGATGGTGGCGGTCAACCTGTTCGACAACGAAACCGCGTCCTTCTGGAAGGGCCCGGGCATGGACCCGGCCAAGATCGACACTGAGGTCTTCTTCCTGCCGGTAGCCGCCTCCTTCGAAAAGGAAGGCAGTATTACCAACTCGGGCCGCTGGGCCCAGTGGCGCTACCGGGCGGTCAAGCCCCTCGGCGACAGCCGCCCCGACTCGGAGATCATGACCGAACTGCAGTACCGAGTGGCCAAACGCTACCGGAACGAGGGCGGCGCCTTCCCCGATCCGATTCTGAAACTTTCATGGAATTACGGCTTCAGGATGCCAGACGGCCGGCTGCGAGAACTCGACATCCATGCCGTGGCCAAAGAAATCAACGGCTACTTCCTCACCGACAAGGTGGTCAAGGGCAAGACCTTCAAAAAGGGCGATCTGGTCCCCTCCTTCGCCTACCTGCAGGATGATGGCTCGACCTCGTCCGGCAACTGGCTTTACTGCCAGAGCTACAACGGCCACGGCAACAACATGGCCCGCCGCAGCCACAAGGATCCGAGCGGCATCGGCCTCTACCCCGAGTGGGCCTGGTGCTGGCCGGTCAATCGCCGCATCCTCTACAACCGCGCCTCAGTCAATGCCGACGGCGTCCCCTGGAACAGTCAGCGGCCGGTCATCTGGTGGACCGGCAGCGGCTGGAAGGGCGATGTGCCCGACGGCGGCTGGAAGCCGCTTTCGCAGCCGGGCACCAGGAAATCCTTCATCATGCTCCCCGACGGCGTCGCCTCGATCTTCGGCGCCAAGATGAAGGAGGGCCCCTTCCCCGAACATTACGAACCGCTGGAAAGCCCGATCAAGAACAACCCGCTCTCGGGAACCAGGAACAATCCGGCGATGAAACTGTTCTACGAAGGGGAAGAAAAACTGCCGGAGGATATCTACTACAGCAACGACAAGCGCTATCCCTTCGTCGCCACCACCTACCGGGTAACCGAACACTGGCAGACCGGGGTCATGTCCCGCAACACCCCCTGGCTGCTGGAAATGCAGCCGCAGCTGTTTGTCGAGATGAGTCCGGAACTGGCGGCTGACCGCGCCATCGGCCATGGTGACATGGTCAAGGTCAGTTCGGGCCGCGGCAGTGTCGAGGCGGTGGCGATTGTCACCAGGCGCTTCCGTCCCTTCAAGATCGAGGGCGCGACCATCCACCAGGTCGGCCTGCCCTGGTGTTTCGGCTGGGAGACCAAAAACGCCGGAGACAGCGCCAACCTGTTGACTCCGACCGCCGGCGACGCCAACACCATGATCCCGGAAACCAAGGCGTTCATGGTCAACGTCGAAAAGCTGAGCTAG
- a CDS encoding sigma-54-dependent transcriptional regulator has protein sequence MNGRVYICDDEAGMLRYLKKMLVAWGVEVVTFDRPLALLEGLRTNRPGADLLLLDIKMAELDGLETLRRVRGRHPDLPVVMMTGHGSIESAVEAMRMGAQNYLTKPFPQEQLRAVVGQCLQRGRLLEENRSLKQKLRRNDGEQVIFKSAAFAEVYDLAMRVTGVDSPLLVLGESGSGKEMIARAVHQHSPRSGAPFLAINCATLTETLLESQLFGHRKGAFTGALQHQPGLLAAAEGGTLFLDEVGELSPALQAKLLRVLQAGEYLPVGSTSPQQADVRFVAATNKNLEREVEAGRFREDLYYRLNVITLELPPLRQRPEDIKPLVEHFLVKMARRMGQAPRQVGDELLTVLQGYSWPGNVRELENVIERCVVLARDPVLTPDLLPGKLRRPESVSFAAVLPSFSLRDAERLQVRRALEETGWNKSRAAQLLGVTRKTLDKKIRDFELSPEPSS, from the coding sequence ATGAATGGACGGGTTTATATCTGCGATGACGAAGCCGGAATGCTGCGTTATCTGAAAAAGATGCTGGTCGCCTGGGGGGTCGAGGTGGTGACCTTCGACCGTCCCCTGGCGCTGCTGGAAGGGTTGCGGACGAACCGGCCGGGGGCCGATCTGCTGCTGCTCGATATCAAGATGGCTGAACTCGACGGTCTGGAGACCCTGCGTCGGGTCCGCGGCCGTCATCCCGACCTGCCGGTGGTGATGATGACTGGTCACGGCAGCATCGAGTCCGCGGTTGAAGCGATGCGGATGGGAGCCCAGAACTACCTGACCAAACCGTTTCCACAGGAGCAGTTGCGGGCGGTGGTCGGGCAGTGTCTGCAGCGCGGCAGGCTGCTGGAGGAGAATCGCAGCCTTAAACAGAAACTTCGACGGAACGACGGCGAACAGGTGATTTTCAAGAGTGCCGCCTTTGCCGAAGTCTATGATCTGGCGATGCGGGTCACCGGCGTCGATTCGCCGCTGCTGGTGCTGGGGGAAAGCGGCAGCGGCAAGGAAATGATCGCCCGCGCCGTTCATCAGCACAGCCCGCGCAGCGGGGCTCCCTTTCTCGCCATCAACTGCGCGACCCTGACGGAAACCCTGCTTGAGAGCCAGCTCTTCGGCCACCGAAAGGGGGCCTTCACCGGGGCGCTGCAGCATCAGCCGGGACTGTTGGCCGCGGCCGAGGGCGGCACCCTGTTTCTCGATGAAGTCGGAGAACTGAGTCCGGCGCTGCAGGCCAAGCTGCTGCGGGTGCTGCAGGCCGGAGAATATCTGCCGGTCGGTTCGACCAGCCCGCAGCAGGCCGATGTGCGTTTTGTCGCCGCCACCAACAAGAACCTGGAGCGGGAGGTCGAGGCCGGGAGATTCCGCGAGGACCTTTACTACCGTCTCAACGTGATCACCCTTGAGCTGCCGCCGTTGCGGCAGCGCCCGGAGGATATCAAGCCCCTGGTTGAGCACTTCCTGGTCAAGATGGCGCGACGGATGGGGCAAGCCCCCAGGCAGGTCGGGGACGAACTGCTGACGGTCCTTCAAGGCTACAGTTGGCCGGGCAACGTGAGGGAGCTGGAAAATGTCATTGAACGCTGCGTGGTGCTGGCGCGCGATCCGGTCCTGACCCCCGATCTGCTGCCGGGCAAACTGCGGCGTCCGGAATCGGTTTCCTTCGCCGCTGTCCTGCCGTCCTTCAGTCTTCGGGATGCCGAAAGGCTGCAGGTCAGAAGAGCCCTGGAGGAGACCGGCTGGAACAAGAGTCGCGCCGCGCAGCTGCTCGGAGTGACGCGTAAAACCCTGGATAAGAAAATCCGTGATTTTGAGCTCTCCCCGGAGCCTTCGTCATGA